A window from Elusimicrobiota bacterium encodes these proteins:
- a CDS encoding pilus assembly protein: protein MRRLGRRGQATTETVLLFPIFMFFLFAFAKVFALLILMQKLEIASFYAARRWQLESHRNAIHEGWDEGTLRPHIQEKVLTYLGYGTPAAKFLDLVDFCRQTANCPSKPGVTVQRTQVWNVVTVTACTKPLQMPFYKTTGFVVCSTKYVPNRDRPIAFVLPGISP, encoded by the coding sequence GTGAGACGGCTGGGCCGGCGCGGTCAGGCCACCACCGAGACCGTCCTCCTCTTCCCGATCTTCATGTTCTTCCTGTTCGCCTTCGCGAAGGTCTTCGCCCTCTTGATCCTGATGCAGAAGCTCGAGATCGCCTCCTTCTACGCCGCCCGCCGCTGGCAGCTGGAATCCCACCGCAACGCCATTCACGAGGGCTGGGACGAAGGCACCCTCCGCCCGCACATCCAGGAGAAGGTCCTGACCTACCTCGGCTACGGCACCCCCGCCGCCAAGTTCCTCGACCTCGTCGATTTCTGCCGCCAGACCGCCAACTGCCCGAGCAAGCCCGGCGTCACCGTCCAGCGCACCCAGGTCTGGAACGTCGTGACCGTGACCGCCTGCACGAAGCCGCTGCAGATGCCCTTCTACAAGACCACCGGCTTCGTCGTCTGCTCGACGAAGTACGTGCCCAACCGCGACCGTCCGATCGCCTTCGTCCTCCCCGGCATCAGCCCGTAA
- a CDS encoding AAA family ATPase has translation MNWAKFKLWWEFYWIHLVLAFIVLAAVLLPLWYLTRLEESVARYIIGFNVISLPSSIINSLIFVFFLYTFQYGGLSDISKKKVDPTKINVKFSDVVGLAEPKREAWEIVQLIKDRALLRKVGGKIIRGMVLAGPPGCGKTLLAKAIATEAGVPFLTTSASEFIEIFVGTGAARVRKIFRRARLYAQAHGVCILFIDEIEVIGQKRRFGGMMDGGTSESNSTLNQLLVEMDGLNETDADVVVIAATNASLDILDEALVRPGRLDRTIRVDLPNLKERLDIFEYYSKKLKCDPSIDLARLARKTVRYSPASIENVLKEAALIATRERRELISYKDCVAALDRIELGIAHRVSMTAKEREMTAFHEAGHLVQMYLEHPTRDVFKASIIERGGVLGVVHSVPRGEIILDDSASLYANIKVSLGGYLAEKIKYGVTTEGVGSDFSNAMRHAHWMVWSIGMGESGYVGNYATMPWEHISEDVKRSLNADTNKILRNAMAETEKTLRAEWHIVERFAGELLKREELDYDEIVDIFKEYGKQPRPLLESI, from the coding sequence ATGAACTGGGCTAAATTCAAACTGTGGTGGGAGTTCTACTGGATCCACCTCGTCCTCGCCTTCATCGTCCTCGCCGCCGTCCTCCTCCCTCTCTGGTACCTGACCCGCCTCGAGGAGAGCGTCGCCCGCTACATCATCGGGTTCAACGTGATCTCGCTGCCCTCGAGCATCATCAACTCGCTGATCTTCGTCTTCTTCCTTTACACGTTCCAATACGGCGGCCTGTCCGACATCTCCAAGAAGAAGGTCGACCCGACCAAGATCAACGTCAAGTTCAGCGACGTCGTCGGCCTGGCCGAGCCCAAGCGCGAGGCCTGGGAGATCGTCCAGCTCATCAAGGACCGCGCCCTCCTGCGCAAGGTCGGCGGCAAGATCATCCGCGGCATGGTCCTCGCGGGCCCTCCCGGCTGCGGCAAGACCTTGCTCGCCAAGGCCATCGCGACCGAGGCCGGCGTGCCGTTCCTGACCACCTCCGCCTCCGAGTTCATCGAGATCTTCGTCGGCACCGGCGCGGCCCGCGTGCGCAAGATCTTCCGCCGCGCCCGGCTCTACGCCCAGGCCCACGGCGTCTGCATCCTCTTCATCGACGAGATCGAGGTCATCGGCCAGAAGCGGCGCTTCGGCGGCATGATGGACGGGGGCACGTCCGAGTCCAACAGCACCCTCAATCAATTGCTCGTCGAGATGGACGGCCTCAACGAGACCGACGCCGACGTGGTCGTCATCGCGGCGACGAACGCCAGCCTCGACATCCTCGACGAGGCGCTGGTCCGCCCCGGCCGCCTCGACCGCACGATCCGCGTCGACCTCCCGAACCTCAAGGAGCGCCTCGACATCTTCGAGTACTACTCGAAGAAGCTCAAGTGCGACCCGTCCATCGACCTCGCCCGCCTGGCGCGCAAGACCGTCCGCTACTCGCCCGCCTCGATCGAGAACGTCCTGAAGGAGGCCGCCCTGATCGCGACCCGCGAGCGCCGCGAGCTGATCTCCTACAAGGACTGCGTGGCCGCGCTCGACCGCATCGAGCTCGGCATAGCGCATCGCGTGAGCATGACCGCTAAAGAGCGCGAGATGACCGCCTTCCACGAGGCGGGCCACCTCGTGCAGATGTACCTCGAGCACCCGACCCGCGACGTGTTCAAGGCCTCCATCATCGAGCGCGGCGGCGTGCTGGGCGTCGTGCACTCCGTGCCCCGCGGCGAGATCATCCTCGACGACTCCGCCTCGCTGTACGCCAACATCAAGGTCTCCCTCGGCGGCTACCTGGCCGAGAAGATCAAGTACGGCGTCACGACCGAGGGCGTCGGGTCCGACTTCTCCAACGCGATGCGCCACGCGCACTGGATGGTGTGGTCCATCGGCATGGGCGAGAGCGGCTACGTCGGCAACTACGCGACGATGCCCTGGGAGCACATCTCCGAGGACGTCAAGCGCAGCCTCAACGCGGACACCAACAAGATCCTGCGCAACGCGATGGCGGAGACCGAGAAGACGCTGCGCGCCGAGTGGCACATCGTCGAGCGCTTCGCGGGCGAGCTGCTCAAGCGCGAGGAGCTCGACTACGACGAGATCGTGGACATCTTCAAGGAATACGGCAAGCAGCCGCGTCCCTTGCTCGAGTCCATCTAA